The following proteins are encoded in a genomic region of Salmo trutta unplaced genomic scaffold, fSalTru1.1, whole genome shotgun sequence:
- the LOC115185834 gene encoding uncharacterized protein LOC115185834 gives MVNVESLKSLLDNIVKRLAEGGSFYLIITLIFIQYTVFHVEFVCSCKPEVLNCVMYILIPVFLLMFLVLWTDQMFKRLCRFTCRRSLKCHFGCRLCSLLCKSFCVGLLWIASVLIDGDWYVCCGNNLPNDKVDLPCKKNVLIPEDKNTLAQLRNDSLVIGLLCLLAVAFGFILSIIPPCRCRAKNMPGSQNTPDRGCCITFCEACCKSYHRHLYEESVLEETEIIMRDILKEKAKEYVSVTVSQIRPLTETTNKDQKVNSDEGGNPSVSLPETQRGEGAVGDAHTFDWDKISNLAFDMIDDLHKTSKPQEGSSGDDGKGGSIQPRPSDAVNDQGGEDDDEGGSIQPHASEAVNDQ, from the exons ATGGTTAACGTTGAGAGTCTGAAATCTCTACTCGACAACATAGTGAAAAGATTGGCAGAAGGGGGCAGTTTTTATCTAATAATCACTCTCATCTTCATTCAGTACACTGTGTTTCATGTAGAGTTTGTTTGCAGCTGCAAACCTGAAGTTTTGAACTGTGTCATGTACATCCTGATTCCAGTTTTTCTGTTGATGTTCCTCGTTCTCTGGACGGATCAGATGTTCAAAAGACTATGTCGGTTCACATGCAGACGGAGTCTCAAATGTCATTTTGGCTGTAGACTGTGCTCCCTTCTGTGTAAGTCATTCTGTGTCGGGTTGCTTTGGATTGCGTCTGTGCTCATCGATGGAGACTGGTACGTGTGCTGTGGAAACAATCTCCCTAATGACAAAGTTGATCTTCCCTGCAAAAAAAATGTGCTCATCCCTGAAGACAAAAATACCCTGGCTCAACTCAGAAATGATTCGTTG GTTATTGGTTTGTTATGTCTGCTGGCTGTTGCTTTTGGGTTCATCCTGTCTATCATACCTCCATGTCGTTGCCGTGCTAAGAACATGCCTGGGAGTCAGAACACGCCTGATCGCGGTTGTTGTATCACATTTTGTGAGGCTTGTTGTAAATCTTATCACAGGCATTTATATGAGGAGAGTGTTTTGGAAGAAACTGAAATTATAATGAGAGACATTCTAAAGGAGAAAGCTAAAGAGTATGTGTCTGTTACAGTGAGCCAAATAAGACCCCTTACTGAGACAACGAATAAAGACCAGAAGGTAAATAGTGATGAGGGGGGAAACCCATCAGTGTCCCttccagagacacagagaggtgagggggcagTAGGAGACGCTCATACATTTGATTGGGATAAAATATCGAATTTAGCTTTTGACATGATTGATGACTTACATAAAACTTCAAAACCACAAGAGGGATCAA GTGGGGATGATGGAAAAGGGGGATCAATACAACCCCGTCCATCTGATGCAGTTAATGATCAGGGTGGggaggatgatgatgaagggGGATCAATACAACCCCATGCATCTGAGGCAGTTAATGATCAGG